One window of the Streptomyces sp. ITFR-21 genome contains the following:
- the cdgB gene encoding diguanylate cyclase CdgB produces the protein MDTESEPYVRLATLRQLHQVVADLNTARSLADTLQAVADGIVRGLGYELAAVNLVRPDGDLVVAAFAGSAAGEALLLGRAGSRTSWERRLTMGERWGSLRFIPHTEGWVLIDDDVPQWHTEGPLPRFPDEWHPGDRLYAPMYASQSVGSELIGVISVDRPVSGRHPGPWGCEALQMYAFQAGIAISNARLRANMQRALVRLERDQQALRASEESFRQAFEYAPSGMAIAEMGGDQHGKLLRANDALCRLLGRSASTMRRYSFSDLVHSEDVGLLLRTSAEGGRAELRLARRDGTYVWASLRNSVVADTADGPRFLLTHVEDIEERKSRELQLAHRASHDSLTGLPNSAELRSRLSSRLCSRPHDRDAGETAVPAAQTGGVDEFAFSYGYGPDELAAPLDTLDSHTHTVAPDESDEEGASKGLAVLFCDLDGFKSINDRFGHHTGDAVLIEVARRLTAAVRDGDTVARLGGDEFVVLADHLAPADAADLAVRLRNAIIPPIRVDGRAVRVGASFGIGWAGCGMTAEEILHSADQRMYVEKRSRSASAGPRNNHRRAG, from the coding sequence ATGGACACCGAGTCGGAGCCGTATGTCCGTCTCGCGACACTGCGTCAGCTGCATCAGGTCGTGGCGGACCTCAACACCGCGCGCAGTCTCGCCGACACCCTGCAGGCAGTCGCCGACGGGATCGTCCGCGGACTGGGTTATGAACTGGCGGCCGTCAATCTGGTCCGCCCCGACGGCGATCTCGTCGTGGCGGCGTTCGCGGGCAGTGCGGCGGGCGAGGCGCTGCTGCTCGGCCGGGCGGGCTCCCGTACGTCCTGGGAGCGGCGGTTGACGATGGGTGAGCGCTGGGGGTCGCTGCGGTTCATCCCGCACACCGAGGGCTGGGTGCTCATCGACGACGACGTGCCGCAGTGGCACACCGAGGGTCCGCTGCCGCGCTTCCCCGACGAGTGGCACCCGGGCGACCGGCTGTACGCGCCCATGTACGCCTCGCAGAGCGTCGGCAGCGAGCTGATCGGTGTGATCTCGGTGGACCGGCCGGTCAGCGGCCGGCATCCGGGGCCCTGGGGGTGCGAGGCGCTCCAGATGTACGCCTTCCAGGCGGGCATCGCGATCAGCAACGCCCGGTTGCGGGCGAACATGCAGCGGGCGCTGGTCCGGCTGGAGCGGGACCAGCAGGCGCTGCGGGCCAGTGAGGAGAGCTTCCGGCAGGCGTTCGAGTACGCGCCGAGCGGTATGGCGATCGCGGAGATGGGCGGCGACCAGCACGGGAAGCTGCTGCGGGCCAATGACGCGCTGTGTCGGCTGCTGGGGCGGTCGGCGTCGACGATGCGGCGGTACTCCTTCTCCGATCTGGTGCATTCGGAGGATGTCGGGCTGCTGCTGCGGACTTCGGCCGAGGGCGGGCGGGCCGAGCTGCGGCTGGCCCGGCGGGACGGCACGTATGTGTGGGCGTCGCTGCGGAACTCGGTGGTGGCCGACACCGCCGACGGGCCGCGTTTCCTGCTGACGCATGTGGAGGACATCGAGGAGCGCAAGAGCCGTGAGCTGCAGCTCGCCCACCGGGCCAGCCACGACTCGCTGACGGGTCTGCCCAACAGCGCGGAGCTGCGGTCCCGGCTGTCGTCCCGGCTGTGCTCCCGCCCGCACGACCGGGACGCCGGTGAAACGGCGGTGCCGGCCGCGCAGACCGGGGGGGTCGACGAGTTCGCGTTCAGCTACGGCTACGGGCCCGACGAACTCGCCGCGCCGCTCGACACGCTGGACTCCCATACACACACGGTGGCGCCGGACGAGTCCGACGAGGAGGGTGCGAGCAAGGGGCTCGCCGTCCTCTTCTGCGACCTCGACGGCTTCAAGTCCATCAACGACCGCTTCGGGCACCACACGGGCGACGCCGTCCTCATCGAGGTCGCCCGCCGGCTGACCGCCGCGGTCCGCGACGGCGACACGGTGGCGCGGCTCGGCGGTGACGAGTTCGTGGTTCTCGCCGACCATCTCGCCCCGGCCGACGCGGCCGACCTCGCGGTCCGGCTGCGCAACGCGATCATCCCGCCCATCCGCGTCGACGGCCGCGCGGTCCGCGTGGGCGCCAGCTTCGGCATCGGCTGGGCCGGCTGCGGCATGACCGCGGAGGAGATCCTGCACAGCGCCGACCAGCGCATGTACGTCGAAAAACGCAGCAGGTCGGCGTCCGCCGGCCCCCGCAACAACCACCGCCGGGCGGGCTAG